In the Scatophagus argus isolate fScaArg1 chromosome 11, fScaArg1.pri, whole genome shotgun sequence genome, GGTAGGCCAAAGGCAGACACCCatggtgttttattgtattgtattatattgttAATATGCAATGTGGTATTAGAATCCGAAATGATTGACTTCATGCGGTGTCACTTTAGCCGCTGTGCTCAGATTGTGCAGAACAGTTTATAATTGGGAATACTACATATTtaaagggaaataaaagaaaaaaacttgcaaAAACTTGTCCTTGCACTTGCTCAAGTTCCAGTCACAATGAGCATCAAGTCACGTAAATCAGTTTGCAATGAAACTTCATTATGAGGATAGATTGTTAAACaatacagaaagacacagaagtAAACAGGTTTGCGATGCTTGTCGGGcagaacaaacactgtgaaGGTGGCACAAATGTGATTgtatttcactattttctgaacTTTTAtagaccaaaaaaaacaaaaaacagtggattaaatatgaaaatgatcatGCAATTAATCCATAATCAAGATTAGTTGCAGTCTGACCTCAACCAACTACGACAATATAATCCTGCTTTTACTGTAATGCAGGGCTAAAAATAATCTAATGATATAACTAAAGGGGTTTTGTTGTCCTGATTATACTTACAttattttacttaagtaaaacaCTAACTAACAGtttcaatgcaggacttttgcttgtggtattagtacttAAGTAAAGGGTATAAATACTTCCTGGAGCGCTGGTCCTAACGAGTCTGACACCAACATTAAGAAACTTCTTGGTAGTTTTATCCTGTTCTGCATATTGTGCCTATAACTTCTCACTGTCGGCCTCAGAAATGTGCCAGCAAATCGATGACCCCGTTGCATGTATTTCCCCTGACGGCACTCCAGTTAGACAGCCGCACATGAATCACAGTGGGAATCGCTTGTTTCTGAATTAAGTTGTCTTCTAGCTTTAGTTATGAGTCTCCAGTGACACAGCCATGAATTGTACAGTGTGCACGTGGCTAATCCCTCTCCTAATGTATGTATTCATAGGGTAATATAACAAgattactaaaaaaaaaaaaaagagatggcaCAGTTATTTCTTCATGAAACACACTTCTCCTTTATTGTCAGAAAAGAATTGAATAACTGATTTATCCTTCAGTGCCCGGGAACTGAAAGACATTTGCTCAGTATAAGTACACATTTTTGTACTAACCAGCTATGTCTTTGGCATATTTACTAGATATTCTCAATCATGTTGAATGAAGGCACTTCATATCTATCTCTCTACAGTGCAGTCATACATGGCCATCATTTCCCGAACCGCATTAATGTGACACTctaatttctgtctgtctcctccgatgtaagaaattaaatataaagCCCCTGATCGTGTCTGAGAGAGAAGTTGTGACGTCTCGCCTTGTTTATTCACTTGACAAATTTTACATCAGTCATCCCAACCAGGTCAGAGTCGTGACTGGCTGATGTTCTTCTTTGTCAAGGAAGTGATACCAAAGGCATAACAtcaacaaatatgaaaaatgaaatcttaCACCAGGAAAACGGCAGACCTCAGATCcatttgttgacaaaaatgtcaaaaagtttCACACATCCCTGACTTCAACCCATAAATCAACGCGGTTGCACTCAACAAAGTAGACCGACATAATATATTAGATTTCAAATAAATAGGTTGaaactttaaataaattttGACTAACGCtatattaatttaaataaaacaaacatttttgtaattaaagAGAGAACAAGGAGGCattaaatctaatctaatctaatcacaAGTGCCCAGACAAACATAACTACAAAAGAACAGTTTCAAGGACAGTGTTGTCTGCTTTTAGAGGAGGGCACAGAGCTGATCAGTGTGAGCACTCATCTGcactctgctgctgatggatTCAATTGTTTGTGTGATTAATATGCTTTTTAGCATGCATATAGCAAACAAGACACAGCTTACATTATGTACATTTAAATATCAggtctgctggctgcagctccaACCAGCAGATCATGCAGTTGATGAAAACCTTTTATCTTCACAGTTTCAACTttaagaatgaaaaaatgacttttggcTGGTTCGCACTTTGACTTTTATATTTTcgaaaagaaaatgatttgtttttctgggtTATGGGGAGATTAAAATACTGTaaagaacatttattttcaaataaatacaaaaacatccacagcacATTGTAATTAGGGATTTCTCTTaagtttaaacaaacatttgctgcGTTAGATTCAAGTAATGAACTGACAATaacttgtatttgttttgttttgatcagGCTGACCATCACAGGAACACAAGATATCAATTTTCAACTGAATGTTAACTTGATGAAATTGCTTTAAGTGCGTCAGCAGCTGCTTAATGCAAGATAAGAAaagttttcattattattatgatgtttttctgtttcctgttgagTGAACTTCTGCCACTTCATGGTGATTTCTGCCagacatttgattaaaaaaaaaaacaacaacgcATTTTCACAAGGAGCTGCTATCAGACTGGAGATGAACagattttgaaattaaattatgtcatttgtctttgtgttttattcatctgCGCGATGCAGTTTGGACTGATTTTGGTCAAACAGGAGCTGAGGTTGAGGCTGGTTTTGACCCGTTTCTCTCTTTGGCGTCTGTTACAGAACCAGACTCTGACCACCTCCTTCTCCAGATGGAGGCCTTTGGCTATCCGGGCTATTTCCTGGGAGGATGGTTTACTTTTTTCCACAAAGCTGCGCTCTAGAGCCTCTTTAGCTCCCAGGCTGTAGGGTGGAACAAGGGGAaggagacaagaagaagaactcTATGAAACTAAATGCTGTGTGACAGTCTTTGTATCTTTATTCCTTAATGTTCATACCTGATTGTCGTTcgtcttttcctcttcctttcatTCATTCCTATTTTATCGCTGTACAAAGCTGGAGGAAGGAAAAAGCGTATTCACATGAGTTTGTTGAGTGGTAATGGATATTTGTTAATTCTTTTAAAGGTCTATAAAGAAAAAAGGATGGCAATCTGTTCTCGATGAAACACAAGGCAATGTTAGACCTTCATATTTATGCAATGAAAACAATATGATGCTGTGACGCTAAATCAAAAGTGCCTTTACAACTTTAACACAAGTTTTAACTCACTATGATGAACTACCCAGGTAAACACTGCACTTAAATAAATGCTCTAAATGGAGGGTGATAGAGTGGGGTGTGACTCACCCCCGGCCAGCTCAGCTTCGTCGAGCCATTTAGCCAGAATGGCCTTGAGTTTGCAGGCGTTTTTAAAGCTCAGCTGCAGATTTTCAAAGCGGCAGATTGTGGTCTGGCTGAACTCTGAGCCGTGCACTGCAGCAAGAGCCTCACCTACATTAGTCTGTGTGTAGCCTGGCAGTAAACATGAAGCAAATCTAAATAGCAGCAGAGAACCAGCAAGGCGAGTACAAACAACAGACACGTTAGGTATCCAGTTGGTGCAATAATGGAGTAAATGTCAGCAATTATATTATGATTTTTGTAATAATACTCACCAAGTTTGATCCTCCGTATTTTGAAGTCATTGGCAAACATCTCCAGCTCTCGTATCTGTGGGGAGTCCATGGCAGGAGCATCTTCTGGGTCCCGCACTGTCTTCCTCTGGGCATCAGTTTTCACCTCTCCAACAATGGGGCCGCCAGGGGCCTCATCAGTCgagagaaaggcagaggacAGTGAAGAGAAACCATGGCTTAATGCACAAGAACCACTACTTAGACCATGATCCGGAAACTTGTACAAGCAAGGAGTAAGAGACCctagggagacagagagagagcgagagagacagagagaggcggagaagagaggaaaattagCTGGTCCGAGTCACAAGGGAGTCAGACTGTCAGAGGGGTACTGCAAGCAGCATGGCCACTATTCCCAGATAGTGGACAACAGTGTTCACATAATTAAATGTGTTCTGGTGAAtgggttttcttttctccataCTAATTTGACTTTACAGTTTAGCCATAATTTAACAAGCCCATTCACATTTCTTGCCAGAATACTATTATCCTTGGCTTGTCACACAAAGCTCGCTCTCTACTGAGTAGGAATGAGCATTGCACAACCTTTCTTAAACAGGTTTTCCATGCTTATGTAGCTTGCCACAGGTTATAACCTTCATTGTAAAGATTCATCAGCATTTCCACATTTGACTCTTAATGCTTTTGAACGAGTGGAGCTGCTTTTATTAGTATTAATGTTAGATCACCAAACATGTGGTTGCTTGGAATATCATGCTTCTCAGTGCATCAACACGCCGCATAGCtgcagagggggaaaaaagacagcaacaatCACATTAACAATCATACCtaaacactctcacactcatCACATTTTCAGAGCAGACAATATGTCGTATCTAACTTGTGATTAAAGTCTGACAGCGGGTCAAATGTTGGTTTCCATCCATGTGTAAACCCATGAAACTGTATCATGAGCAAAGCAACACAGCCCCCTTGTGTTAGTGAGGTTGTAGTGCAGTACAAACTGTGTTACACAACTGCaaaattagattaaattaaattaaaacagatCCAGTGATTTAAGATTTTTGCTTTCACATGTTATTTGTGAGAGATATTAGACAGCAGGTTGCAATGTGGCTTTGCACTGCCAGTTTATCATGTACACCGGGCAAAAACTAATAGTCCAACACAACAGCACTGCAACAAATCGTACCTTCATGAAGGTTATAATGTCCAGTTTTCCAGCTTTATGAAAACTGTAATTTGTGTTGCTGCTACACTGTATTACACTGTACTGTTTCCAATATTTTGTCCACAATGTTTATATGGTAaactaaatgttaaaaagtgTCACACAGGGTTCATCTTTTATCTATTGGCTAAAACACCCACTGCTTTGCTCAGGGCAATGATGTTTGCAGCTATCCACTCAGCCAGTCGGGATGAACCTAAGCAATCCTACAAGTACTTCTTTAAATAAAGCATGAGTagcacagagcaacatttttttcctaCAGAACCTGAGATGACATTAAAGAACATTACCATTAAAGTTTCATCTAGAACTCTGATTTAACTAAATGATTTCTGCATTATAATAGCACAGGTTGAGTAACTTGGGAGAATCCAAGGTGGGTTACTTCCGAGGTGGGTTACCAGAAGTGGTCTGGAGAAAAAGATGCCACTGACCCACTGAAGTGCTCAGTTGGATCTATGTACCAGCCGAAGAGCGATGTGGCAGATTCTACACTAAAACTGTATGCAtcagtgattttcttttatcttgAAGGTGTCAGGCAGAGGCTGTGCTCACTTGCTGAAAATCTCCTCTTCAGTCTATTGGCTAATATCTGGCTACAGATGTACAGTGTAGTGCTCTAACATCGATATCAGAAAAGAGAGTGAGCACCCTATGATAAGTATCCCTGCACCTAATTTGTTTATCAATGAATGGTGAGGAGGGATTTGGAGCAAAGCCTTCCCCCCTGAGAACATCAACAGGTCTTTGAGGGCCTGGTTGGCAGAGCTTGAGGCAGTCAGCTCTCCTTACCTtgctggaggaagagagaagactAAATTGCCTCGTTTGTGCCTGATGCCTGCACTGAAGCTCCTTGGGGAGTTTTCATACAGCTGTGCTGAGGTGCAGCGGTTGTTTGTGTACTGTGGAGACATGCTGGACAGCACGCACCTTTCAAAACACATGTGGGCTTAGTGGGTTTGTGTGCACATTATACGTGTGCATCCGTTCAAAGAGCAGCAGTGGcatcagctgtttgtctttgagcAAAGACAGATAGCAAACAAACTTcatgctgtattttattttgctcaCTGAACAAACCGAAGCCACGTTTGGTTTTTATCACCTGATATACAGTAGTTGTTAAAGCAAATGTTTTAGCAAACAGTTGCATTTTTTTACACAGCAGATTAGGAGCAATGTTGCCCCTTGATGGATCTAAGTCACTTCCGTTTAGTCACTATCATCCACTGAGAAAAATATGTGACTatttaactgaaactgaaattttcCACCAAGTGCCAATTTTTTTGCTGTTCTGGTAGTGCATaatatctgtgtgtttctgcctgctGCTTCTGAAACAAGGTTGTTGAGGTAAAAGATGCTAAAAAGATGTGTGAGGGAAAACTGCAGAGACGAGAACCTTCTGTGGAGTCACAAGGCAACAACTTCCACACTAcatttccattcattcatttgacctgttgttaaaataaaaatgcatactCAATGTACCTTCTGTTGAAGTTTTTAAGAAACTTCTTCTACTGTTGGTTTTTCTTCAGTGATCTCATTGCTAATCCTTGCCCTATTTCAAGCTAAGCAACATCCCTTTATCCTTCATAATTATCTCTCCAATATCCTTTTACCTTTCTTGTCTAAGGGTGTAGACAAATGCTGCAAAGTGGCTGACTGGCCGTACAGAATCTGAGTTCATTAAAGTGACAAATGACCTCCTGATGGCAATAAGTGCAGCCAGTGGTTTAATTTTAATCCTAAAGTACTTCATCACAGCCTTTGACAGTGCAGACCGCACAAATTCATTAGACCATGTACAGGAGCGAGTCAATGTTGCCGGGTCCACGCTGGAGTAGATGAAATCTCTCTGTTAAAAGAAGTAATCTCCGCAAAGGTTAATTATTTTGTGTCCCATTTTAGCTTCTTTTTAGAGTTACCCAAGCACACCTAAATTTCAGATTAACACCcttaaaagagaaacaagatatattattatgttaaaTACCTAATTTATATGTTTCAATTTAAGTTTTCAGCCACTATACAGTATTCCTCTGTCCTCTACTCACCGGGATTAAGGTTCTACCCTTTACCACCACATTTAGTCAAAGCAACAACCAAAAGCCAAAATCAGATATGTCCGCAGAAGAATTACTAGCCAGCTTCAACTATACATATAAATCTCTTCTTGGCTCTACAGCAACTGGAACGTCACAACACGGTGGCCTCATATCAAGTCATGACATAACTAATGACATAAATTATGACTAATAACTAATATCCATCTAtcagaaagcaaaaaatattAGGAGACAAGCTCATTTTGGTCCTATTTTAGCCCCTCTTCACTTGTTACTGGTAAGTTTTACAACTGaatttaagattttactgattaCCTGGAGAGCATTTCACGGCTTAGCTCCCATTTACACTACTACATTAAGAGCTTCAGATCC is a window encoding:
- the pou1f1 gene encoding pituitary-specific positive transcription factor 1 isoform X2 — encoded protein: MPLSTSSLGNPLGNGPSSLHYPVTPCHYSNQQATYGMMAAQEMLSASISQTRILQTCGVPHPNMVSSANPLQGSLTPCLYKFPDHGLSSGSCALSHGFSSLSSAFLSTDEAPGGPIVGEVKTDAQRKTVRDPEDAPAMDSPQIRELEMFANDFKIRRIKLGYTQTNVGEALAAVHGSEFSQTTICRFENLQLSFKNACKLKAILAKWLDEAELAGALYSDKIGMNERKRKRRTTISLGAKEALERSFVEKSKPSSQEIARIAKGLHLEKEVVRVWFCNRRQREKRVKTSLNLSSCLTKISPNCIAQMNKTQRQMT
- the pou1f1 gene encoding pituitary-specific positive transcription factor 1 isoform X1, with protein sequence MACQAFSADSFTQIAVDSPLPILMHHASTNDCLPTTSHAHSMVSSVPSGLSLGQSSKRSHMPLSTSSLGNPLGNGPSSLHYPVTPCHYSNQQATYGMMAAQEMLSASISQTRILQTCGVPHPNMVSSANPLQGSLTPCLYKFPDHGLSSGSCALSHGFSSLSSAFLSTDEAPGGPIVGEVKTDAQRKTVRDPEDAPAMDSPQIRELEMFANDFKIRRIKLGYTQTNVGEALAAVHGSEFSQTTICRFENLQLSFKNACKLKAILAKWLDEAELAGALYSDKIGMNERKRKRRTTISLGAKEALERSFVEKSKPSSQEIARIAKGLHLEKEVVRVWFCNRRQREKRVKTSLNLSSCLTKISPNCIAQMNKTQRQMT